A region from the Aphis gossypii isolate Hap1 chromosome 1, ASM2018417v2, whole genome shotgun sequence genome encodes:
- the LOC114129516 gene encoding uncharacterized protein LOC114129516 isoform X6 — MMRLSSAIVVLMIVAAASSAGIYPATTGSKGAALGRTKSGTNRDTSGDSFHVQSPDGQYVFGHANGEQGRAEMRDSDGTVTGYYSYADGDGRVVRVDYVADKGGYRVLSNTGVPSASVTVETEDGGAPAAVSDFRKMYSDLTRRIKSKVVQRGQKVVDSNGGGQRPVVIDPIPYPTEETKHSNNEEKPNFPDWNQVKMSTTQNPKDGIEHNEGQQQHQETVDPNWDSVKITTYKPNVPSRGDRKGGYSDTVFNEDNAKEITTEISNSRIGGESTAIDDTQNNSPVTKPISIVNNIQTTVSYNDRPAQSTERSDGSLDFQTTISGVKQFDEYSTASVISESATEHYQTIKENEDKIKIPSETDVLVTVKPLQENNESFENVPTTVETSRQTDVQVTENSRFSVDYTTIETAVKGKSSSIPTLRPLYESEITSSQTTGVPSIADYTTIETVSGQPALVSTLRPLYESEVTTSQTRGRVGDTETATATDAAGIQYVTEQNNNNEDRPEFRTLEPTESIGTTIRPDFENSQQAQEEIVWPEIPQEPVPQVLLPLDPYPAEDPQTKRAGVKTNRPNDSRTVRQYRQDEMNSTVNVSEIETTTLTSNDDENGDMFNFPRFYIIG; from the exons ATGATGCGTCTCTCGTCTGCc ATCGTAGTCTTGATGATCGTGGCTGCAGCATCGTCCGCCGGTATTTATCCTGCGACGACGGGCAGCAAAGGCGCCGCTTTGGGGAGAACGAAATCTGGCACTAATCGTGACACTTCAGGCGATAGTTTTCACGTACAGTCACCCGATGGACAGTATGTATTTGGACACGCCAATGGCGAACAG GGCAGAGCTGAGATGCGCGACAGCGACGGCACGGTGACCGGATATTACAGTTACGCGGACGGCGACGGTCGAGTAGTTCGTGTCGATTACGTGGCGGACAAAGGCGGATACAGAGTGCTGTCGAACACCGGCGTTCCGTCTGCTTCGGTAACCGTGGAGACGGAAGACGGTGGTGCCCCCGCTGCAGTGAGCGACTTCCGGAAAATGTACTCGGACTTGACACGCCGCATCAAA AGCAAAGTCGTGCAACGAGGTCAAAAAGTGGTGGATTCCAACGGTGGAGGCCAGCGGCCGGTCGTCATAGATCCGATTCCGTATCCTACTGAAGAG ACAAAACATTCAAACAACGAAGAAAAACCTAATTTTCCGGATTGGAATCAAGTGAAAATGTCTACAACCCAAAACCCAAAG GATGGGATTGAACACAATGAAGGACAACAACAGCATCAAGAAACTGTAGATCCTAATTGGGACAGTGTAAAGATTACAACTTATAAACCAAAT GTTCCTTCAAGAGGAGACCGTAAGGGAGGATATTCTGATACAGTATTCAACGAAGATAATGCCAAA GAAATCACAACTGAAATCAGCAACTCTAGGATCGGTGGAGAATCTACCGCAATCGATGacacacaaaataattcaCCGGTTACAAAacct ATATCGATTGTAAACAACATTCAAACAACGGTATCGTATAACGACAGACCCGCACAATCCACTGAAAGAAGCGACGGCTCACTAGATTTCCAA ACAACAATCTCTGgtgtaaaacaatttgatgAATATTCAACAGCATCGGTGATTTCAGAAAGTGCGACAGAGCATTACCAAACCATTAAAGAGAACGAGGACAAAATTAAG ATTCCATCTGAAACGGATGTGCTAGTGACCGTCAAACCACTACAAGAGAATAATGAATCGTTCGAAAATGTACCAACTACAGTTGAAACGAGCCGTCAAACTGACGTCCAA GTTACCGAGAACTCACGGTTCAGTGTTGATTACACGACGATCGAAACGGCAGTAAAAGGAAAATCCTCGTCAATCCCTACGCTTCGGCCCTTGTACGAATCTGAGATAACTTCATCacag acCACCGGTGTACCGTCTATTGCCGATTACACGACTATCGAAACTGTTAGCGGACAACCCGCGTTAGTCAGTACACTACGTCCTTTGTACGAATCTGAGGTGACTACATCACAG ACCAGAGGTAGGGTCGGTGACACAGAAACCGCAACTGCAACCGATGCAGCAGGCATTCAGTACGTGACcgaacaaaacaataataatgaagacCGTCCCGAGTTTAGA ACCTTAGAGCCCACCGAATCAATCGGCACTACTATCAGACCCGACTTTGAAAATTCCCAG CAAGCACAAGAAGAGATAGTATGGCCAGAAATACCACAAGAGCCGGTGCCTCAAGTCTTG CTGCCTCTGGATCCTTATCCCGCCGAAGATCCGCAGACGAAAAGAGCAGGTGTTAAAACCAATCGGCCAAACGATTCGAGAACG gtcAGACAATACAGACAAGATGAAATGAATTCAACGGTCAACGTCTCAGAAATTGAAACGACGACTTTGACAAGTAACGACGATGAAAACGGAGATATGTTCAACTTTCCCAGATTTTATATCATTGGTTGA
- the LOC114129516 gene encoding uncharacterized protein LOC114129516 isoform X4 produces MMRLSSAIVVLMIVAAASSAGIYPATTGSKGAALGRTKSGTNRDTSGDSFHVQSPDGQYVFGHANGEQGRAEMRDSDGTVTGYYSYADGDGRVVRVDYVADKGGYRVLSNTGVPSASVTVETEDGGAPAAVSDFRKMYSDLTRRIKSKVVQRGQKVVDSNGGGQRPVVIDPIPYPTEETKHSNNEEKPNFPDWNQVKMSTTQNPKDGIEHNEGQQQHQETVDPNWDSVKITTYKPNVNMNTYTIKGNDNDNDNKFIDDLKNENVITTEMPSVPFVPIQPQVPSRGDRKGGYSDTVFNEDNAKEITTEISNSRIGGESTAIDDTQNNSPVTKPISIVNNIQTTVSYNDRPAQSTERSDGSLDFQTTISGVKQFDEYSTASVISESATEHYQTIKENEDKIKIPSETDVLVTVKPLQENNESFENVPTTVETSRQTDVQVTENSRFSVDYTTIETAVKGKSSSIPTLRPLYESEITSSQTTGVPSIADYTTIETVSGQPALVSTLRPLYESEVTTSQTRGRVGDTETATATDAAGIQYVTEQNNNNEDRPEFRTLEPTESIGTTIRPDFENSQQAQEEIVWPEIPQEPVPQVLLPLDPYPAEDPQTKRAGVKTNRPNDSRTVSFFFIFFTGQTIQTR; encoded by the exons ATGATGCGTCTCTCGTCTGCc ATCGTAGTCTTGATGATCGTGGCTGCAGCATCGTCCGCCGGTATTTATCCTGCGACGACGGGCAGCAAAGGCGCCGCTTTGGGGAGAACGAAATCTGGCACTAATCGTGACACTTCAGGCGATAGTTTTCACGTACAGTCACCCGATGGACAGTATGTATTTGGACACGCCAATGGCGAACAG GGCAGAGCTGAGATGCGCGACAGCGACGGCACGGTGACCGGATATTACAGTTACGCGGACGGCGACGGTCGAGTAGTTCGTGTCGATTACGTGGCGGACAAAGGCGGATACAGAGTGCTGTCGAACACCGGCGTTCCGTCTGCTTCGGTAACCGTGGAGACGGAAGACGGTGGTGCCCCCGCTGCAGTGAGCGACTTCCGGAAAATGTACTCGGACTTGACACGCCGCATCAAA AGCAAAGTCGTGCAACGAGGTCAAAAAGTGGTGGATTCCAACGGTGGAGGCCAGCGGCCGGTCGTCATAGATCCGATTCCGTATCCTACTGAAGAG ACAAAACATTCAAACAACGAAGAAAAACCTAATTTTCCGGATTGGAATCAAGTGAAAATGTCTACAACCCAAAACCCAAAG GATGGGATTGAACACAATGAAGGACAACAACAGCATCAAGAAACTGTAGATCCTAATTGGGACAGTGTAAAGATTACAACTTATAAACCAAATGTAAATATGAACACGTATACA attAAGGGAAACGATAAcgataatgataacaaatttattgatGATTTGAAGAATGAAAACGTGATCACTACAGAAATGCCTTCAGTACCATTTGTTCCAATTCAGCCTCaa GTTCCTTCAAGAGGAGACCGTAAGGGAGGATATTCTGATACAGTATTCAACGAAGATAATGCCAAA GAAATCACAACTGAAATCAGCAACTCTAGGATCGGTGGAGAATCTACCGCAATCGATGacacacaaaataattcaCCGGTTACAAAacct ATATCGATTGTAAACAACATTCAAACAACGGTATCGTATAACGACAGACCCGCACAATCCACTGAAAGAAGCGACGGCTCACTAGATTTCCAA ACAACAATCTCTGgtgtaaaacaatttgatgAATATTCAACAGCATCGGTGATTTCAGAAAGTGCGACAGAGCATTACCAAACCATTAAAGAGAACGAGGACAAAATTAAG ATTCCATCTGAAACGGATGTGCTAGTGACCGTCAAACCACTACAAGAGAATAATGAATCGTTCGAAAATGTACCAACTACAGTTGAAACGAGCCGTCAAACTGACGTCCAA GTTACCGAGAACTCACGGTTCAGTGTTGATTACACGACGATCGAAACGGCAGTAAAAGGAAAATCCTCGTCAATCCCTACGCTTCGGCCCTTGTACGAATCTGAGATAACTTCATCacag acCACCGGTGTACCGTCTATTGCCGATTACACGACTATCGAAACTGTTAGCGGACAACCCGCGTTAGTCAGTACACTACGTCCTTTGTACGAATCTGAGGTGACTACATCACAG ACCAGAGGTAGGGTCGGTGACACAGAAACCGCAACTGCAACCGATGCAGCAGGCATTCAGTACGTGACcgaacaaaacaataataatgaagacCGTCCCGAGTTTAGA ACCTTAGAGCCCACCGAATCAATCGGCACTACTATCAGACCCGACTTTGAAAATTCCCAG CAAGCACAAGAAGAGATAGTATGGCCAGAAATACCACAAGAGCCGGTGCCTCAAGTCTTG CTGCCTCTGGATCCTTATCCCGCCGAAGATCCGCAGACGAAAAGAGCAGGTGTTAAAACCAATCGGCCAAACGATTCGAGAACGGTAAG ttttttttttattttttttacaggtcAGACAATACAGACAAGATGA
- the LOC114129516 gene encoding uncharacterized protein LOC114129516 isoform X5: protein MMRLSSAIVVLMIVAAASSAGIYPATTGSKGAALGRTKSGTNRDTSGDSFHVQSPDGQYVFGHANGEQGRAEMRDSDGTVTGYYSYADGDGRVVRVDYVADKGGYRVLSNTGVPSASVTVETEDGGAPAAVSDFRKMYSDLTRRIKSKVVQRGQKVVDSNGGGQRPVVIDPIPYPTEETKHSNNEEKPNFPDWNQVKMSTTQNPKDGIEHNEGQQQHQETVDPNWDSVKITTYKPNVNMNTYTIKGNDNDNDNKFIDDLKNENVITTEMPSVPFVPIQPQVPSRGDRKGGYSDTVFNEDNAKEITTEISNSRIGGESTAIDDTQNNSPVTKPISIVNNIQTTVSYNDRPAQSTERSDGSLDFQTTISGVKQFDEYSTASVISESATEHYQTIKENEDKIKIPSETDVLVTVKPLQENNESFENVPTTVETSRQTDVQVTENSRFSVDYTTIETAVKGKSSSIPTLRPLYESEITSSQTTGVPSIADYTTIETVSGQPALVSTLRPLYESEVTTSQTRGRVGDTETATATDAAGIQYVTEQNNNNEDRPEFRTLEPTESIGTTIRPDFENSQQAQEEIVWPEIPQEPVPQVLLPLDPYPAEDPQTKRAGVKTNRPNDSRTVRSDNTDKMK from the exons ATGATGCGTCTCTCGTCTGCc ATCGTAGTCTTGATGATCGTGGCTGCAGCATCGTCCGCCGGTATTTATCCTGCGACGACGGGCAGCAAAGGCGCCGCTTTGGGGAGAACGAAATCTGGCACTAATCGTGACACTTCAGGCGATAGTTTTCACGTACAGTCACCCGATGGACAGTATGTATTTGGACACGCCAATGGCGAACAG GGCAGAGCTGAGATGCGCGACAGCGACGGCACGGTGACCGGATATTACAGTTACGCGGACGGCGACGGTCGAGTAGTTCGTGTCGATTACGTGGCGGACAAAGGCGGATACAGAGTGCTGTCGAACACCGGCGTTCCGTCTGCTTCGGTAACCGTGGAGACGGAAGACGGTGGTGCCCCCGCTGCAGTGAGCGACTTCCGGAAAATGTACTCGGACTTGACACGCCGCATCAAA AGCAAAGTCGTGCAACGAGGTCAAAAAGTGGTGGATTCCAACGGTGGAGGCCAGCGGCCGGTCGTCATAGATCCGATTCCGTATCCTACTGAAGAG ACAAAACATTCAAACAACGAAGAAAAACCTAATTTTCCGGATTGGAATCAAGTGAAAATGTCTACAACCCAAAACCCAAAG GATGGGATTGAACACAATGAAGGACAACAACAGCATCAAGAAACTGTAGATCCTAATTGGGACAGTGTAAAGATTACAACTTATAAACCAAATGTAAATATGAACACGTATACA attAAGGGAAACGATAAcgataatgataacaaatttattgatGATTTGAAGAATGAAAACGTGATCACTACAGAAATGCCTTCAGTACCATTTGTTCCAATTCAGCCTCaa GTTCCTTCAAGAGGAGACCGTAAGGGAGGATATTCTGATACAGTATTCAACGAAGATAATGCCAAA GAAATCACAACTGAAATCAGCAACTCTAGGATCGGTGGAGAATCTACCGCAATCGATGacacacaaaataattcaCCGGTTACAAAacct ATATCGATTGTAAACAACATTCAAACAACGGTATCGTATAACGACAGACCCGCACAATCCACTGAAAGAAGCGACGGCTCACTAGATTTCCAA ACAACAATCTCTGgtgtaaaacaatttgatgAATATTCAACAGCATCGGTGATTTCAGAAAGTGCGACAGAGCATTACCAAACCATTAAAGAGAACGAGGACAAAATTAAG ATTCCATCTGAAACGGATGTGCTAGTGACCGTCAAACCACTACAAGAGAATAATGAATCGTTCGAAAATGTACCAACTACAGTTGAAACGAGCCGTCAAACTGACGTCCAA GTTACCGAGAACTCACGGTTCAGTGTTGATTACACGACGATCGAAACGGCAGTAAAAGGAAAATCCTCGTCAATCCCTACGCTTCGGCCCTTGTACGAATCTGAGATAACTTCATCacag acCACCGGTGTACCGTCTATTGCCGATTACACGACTATCGAAACTGTTAGCGGACAACCCGCGTTAGTCAGTACACTACGTCCTTTGTACGAATCTGAGGTGACTACATCACAG ACCAGAGGTAGGGTCGGTGACACAGAAACCGCAACTGCAACCGATGCAGCAGGCATTCAGTACGTGACcgaacaaaacaataataatgaagacCGTCCCGAGTTTAGA ACCTTAGAGCCCACCGAATCAATCGGCACTACTATCAGACCCGACTTTGAAAATTCCCAG CAAGCACAAGAAGAGATAGTATGGCCAGAAATACCACAAGAGCCGGTGCCTCAAGTCTTG CTGCCTCTGGATCCTTATCCCGCCGAAGATCCGCAGACGAAAAGAGCAGGTGTTAAAACCAATCGGCCAAACGATTCGAGAACGGTAAG gtcAGACAATACAGACAAGATGAAATGA
- the LOC114129516 gene encoding uncharacterized protein LOC114129516 isoform X3 — MMRLSSAIVVLMIVAAASSAGIYPATTGSKGAALGRTKSGTNRDTSGDSFHVQSPDGQYVFGHANGEQGRAEMRDSDGTVTGYYSYADGDGRVVRVDYVADKGGYRVLSNTGVPSASVTVETEDGGAPAAVSDFRKMYSDLTRRIKSKVVQRGQKVVDSNGGGQRPVVIDPIPYPTEETKHSNNEEKPNFPDWNQVKMSTTQNPKDGIEHNEGQQQHQETVDPNWDSVKITTYKPNVNMNTYTIKGNDNDNDNKFIDDLKNENVITTEMPSVPFVPIQPQVPSRGDRKGGYSDTVFNEDNAKEITTEISNSRIGGESTAIDDTQNNSPVTKPISIVNNIQTTVSYNDRPAQSTERSDGSLDFQTTISGVKQFDEYSTASVISESATEHYQTIKENEDKIKIPSETDVLVTVKPLQENNESFENVPTTVETSRQTDVQVTENSRFSVDYTTIETAVKGKSSSIPTLRPLYESEITSSQTTGVPSIADYTTIETVSGQPALVSTLRPLYESEVTTSQTRGRVGDTETATATDAAGIQYVTEQNNNNEDRPEFRTLEPTESIGTTIRPDFENSQQAQEEIVWPEIPQEPVPQVLLPLDPYPAEDPQTKRAGVKTNRPNDSRTFFFYFFYRSDNTDKMK, encoded by the exons ATGATGCGTCTCTCGTCTGCc ATCGTAGTCTTGATGATCGTGGCTGCAGCATCGTCCGCCGGTATTTATCCTGCGACGACGGGCAGCAAAGGCGCCGCTTTGGGGAGAACGAAATCTGGCACTAATCGTGACACTTCAGGCGATAGTTTTCACGTACAGTCACCCGATGGACAGTATGTATTTGGACACGCCAATGGCGAACAG GGCAGAGCTGAGATGCGCGACAGCGACGGCACGGTGACCGGATATTACAGTTACGCGGACGGCGACGGTCGAGTAGTTCGTGTCGATTACGTGGCGGACAAAGGCGGATACAGAGTGCTGTCGAACACCGGCGTTCCGTCTGCTTCGGTAACCGTGGAGACGGAAGACGGTGGTGCCCCCGCTGCAGTGAGCGACTTCCGGAAAATGTACTCGGACTTGACACGCCGCATCAAA AGCAAAGTCGTGCAACGAGGTCAAAAAGTGGTGGATTCCAACGGTGGAGGCCAGCGGCCGGTCGTCATAGATCCGATTCCGTATCCTACTGAAGAG ACAAAACATTCAAACAACGAAGAAAAACCTAATTTTCCGGATTGGAATCAAGTGAAAATGTCTACAACCCAAAACCCAAAG GATGGGATTGAACACAATGAAGGACAACAACAGCATCAAGAAACTGTAGATCCTAATTGGGACAGTGTAAAGATTACAACTTATAAACCAAATGTAAATATGAACACGTATACA attAAGGGAAACGATAAcgataatgataacaaatttattgatGATTTGAAGAATGAAAACGTGATCACTACAGAAATGCCTTCAGTACCATTTGTTCCAATTCAGCCTCaa GTTCCTTCAAGAGGAGACCGTAAGGGAGGATATTCTGATACAGTATTCAACGAAGATAATGCCAAA GAAATCACAACTGAAATCAGCAACTCTAGGATCGGTGGAGAATCTACCGCAATCGATGacacacaaaataattcaCCGGTTACAAAacct ATATCGATTGTAAACAACATTCAAACAACGGTATCGTATAACGACAGACCCGCACAATCCACTGAAAGAAGCGACGGCTCACTAGATTTCCAA ACAACAATCTCTGgtgtaaaacaatttgatgAATATTCAACAGCATCGGTGATTTCAGAAAGTGCGACAGAGCATTACCAAACCATTAAAGAGAACGAGGACAAAATTAAG ATTCCATCTGAAACGGATGTGCTAGTGACCGTCAAACCACTACAAGAGAATAATGAATCGTTCGAAAATGTACCAACTACAGTTGAAACGAGCCGTCAAACTGACGTCCAA GTTACCGAGAACTCACGGTTCAGTGTTGATTACACGACGATCGAAACGGCAGTAAAAGGAAAATCCTCGTCAATCCCTACGCTTCGGCCCTTGTACGAATCTGAGATAACTTCATCacag acCACCGGTGTACCGTCTATTGCCGATTACACGACTATCGAAACTGTTAGCGGACAACCCGCGTTAGTCAGTACACTACGTCCTTTGTACGAATCTGAGGTGACTACATCACAG ACCAGAGGTAGGGTCGGTGACACAGAAACCGCAACTGCAACCGATGCAGCAGGCATTCAGTACGTGACcgaacaaaacaataataatgaagacCGTCCCGAGTTTAGA ACCTTAGAGCCCACCGAATCAATCGGCACTACTATCAGACCCGACTTTGAAAATTCCCAG CAAGCACAAGAAGAGATAGTATGGCCAGAAATACCACAAGAGCCGGTGCCTCAAGTCTTG CTGCCTCTGGATCCTTATCCCGCCGAAGATCCGCAGACGAAAAGAGCAGGTGTTAAAACCAATCGGCCAAACGATTCGAGAACG ttttttttttattttttttacaggtcAGACAATACAGACAAGATGAAATGA
- the LOC114129516 gene encoding uncharacterized protein LOC114129516 isoform X2 — translation MMRLSSAIVVLMIVAAASSAGIYPATTGSKGAALGRTKSGTNRDTSGDSFHVQSPDGQYVFGHANGEQGRAEMRDSDGTVTGYYSYADGDGRVVRVDYVADKGGYRVLSNTGVPSASVTVETEDGGAPAAVSDFRKMYSDLTRRIKSKVVQRGQKVVDSNGGGQRPVVIDPIPYPTEETKHSNNEEKPNFPDWNQVKMSTTQNPKDGIEHNEGQQQHQETVDPNWDSVKITTYKPNIKGNDNDNDNKFIDDLKNENVITTEMPSVPFVPIQPQVPSRGDRKGGYSDTVFNEDNAKEITTEISNSRIGGESTAIDDTQNNSPVTKPISIVNNIQTTVSYNDRPAQSTERSDGSLDFQTTISGVKQFDEYSTASVISESATEHYQTIKENEDKIKIPSETDVLVTVKPLQENNESFENVPTTVETSRQTDVQVTENSRFSVDYTTIETAVKGKSSSIPTLRPLYESEITSSQTTGVPSIADYTTIETVSGQPALVSTLRPLYESEVTTSQTRGRVGDTETATATDAAGIQYVTEQNNNNEDRPEFRTLEPTESIGTTIRPDFENSQQAQEEIVWPEIPQEPVPQVLLPLDPYPAEDPQTKRAGVKTNRPNDSRTVRQYRQDEMNSTVNVSEIETTTLTSNDDENGDMFNFPRFYIIG, via the exons ATGATGCGTCTCTCGTCTGCc ATCGTAGTCTTGATGATCGTGGCTGCAGCATCGTCCGCCGGTATTTATCCTGCGACGACGGGCAGCAAAGGCGCCGCTTTGGGGAGAACGAAATCTGGCACTAATCGTGACACTTCAGGCGATAGTTTTCACGTACAGTCACCCGATGGACAGTATGTATTTGGACACGCCAATGGCGAACAG GGCAGAGCTGAGATGCGCGACAGCGACGGCACGGTGACCGGATATTACAGTTACGCGGACGGCGACGGTCGAGTAGTTCGTGTCGATTACGTGGCGGACAAAGGCGGATACAGAGTGCTGTCGAACACCGGCGTTCCGTCTGCTTCGGTAACCGTGGAGACGGAAGACGGTGGTGCCCCCGCTGCAGTGAGCGACTTCCGGAAAATGTACTCGGACTTGACACGCCGCATCAAA AGCAAAGTCGTGCAACGAGGTCAAAAAGTGGTGGATTCCAACGGTGGAGGCCAGCGGCCGGTCGTCATAGATCCGATTCCGTATCCTACTGAAGAG ACAAAACATTCAAACAACGAAGAAAAACCTAATTTTCCGGATTGGAATCAAGTGAAAATGTCTACAACCCAAAACCCAAAG GATGGGATTGAACACAATGAAGGACAACAACAGCATCAAGAAACTGTAGATCCTAATTGGGACAGTGTAAAGATTACAACTTATAAACCAAAT attAAGGGAAACGATAAcgataatgataacaaatttattgatGATTTGAAGAATGAAAACGTGATCACTACAGAAATGCCTTCAGTACCATTTGTTCCAATTCAGCCTCaa GTTCCTTCAAGAGGAGACCGTAAGGGAGGATATTCTGATACAGTATTCAACGAAGATAATGCCAAA GAAATCACAACTGAAATCAGCAACTCTAGGATCGGTGGAGAATCTACCGCAATCGATGacacacaaaataattcaCCGGTTACAAAacct ATATCGATTGTAAACAACATTCAAACAACGGTATCGTATAACGACAGACCCGCACAATCCACTGAAAGAAGCGACGGCTCACTAGATTTCCAA ACAACAATCTCTGgtgtaaaacaatttgatgAATATTCAACAGCATCGGTGATTTCAGAAAGTGCGACAGAGCATTACCAAACCATTAAAGAGAACGAGGACAAAATTAAG ATTCCATCTGAAACGGATGTGCTAGTGACCGTCAAACCACTACAAGAGAATAATGAATCGTTCGAAAATGTACCAACTACAGTTGAAACGAGCCGTCAAACTGACGTCCAA GTTACCGAGAACTCACGGTTCAGTGTTGATTACACGACGATCGAAACGGCAGTAAAAGGAAAATCCTCGTCAATCCCTACGCTTCGGCCCTTGTACGAATCTGAGATAACTTCATCacag acCACCGGTGTACCGTCTATTGCCGATTACACGACTATCGAAACTGTTAGCGGACAACCCGCGTTAGTCAGTACACTACGTCCTTTGTACGAATCTGAGGTGACTACATCACAG ACCAGAGGTAGGGTCGGTGACACAGAAACCGCAACTGCAACCGATGCAGCAGGCATTCAGTACGTGACcgaacaaaacaataataatgaagacCGTCCCGAGTTTAGA ACCTTAGAGCCCACCGAATCAATCGGCACTACTATCAGACCCGACTTTGAAAATTCCCAG CAAGCACAAGAAGAGATAGTATGGCCAGAAATACCACAAGAGCCGGTGCCTCAAGTCTTG CTGCCTCTGGATCCTTATCCCGCCGAAGATCCGCAGACGAAAAGAGCAGGTGTTAAAACCAATCGGCCAAACGATTCGAGAACG gtcAGACAATACAGACAAGATGAAATGAATTCAACGGTCAACGTCTCAGAAATTGAAACGACGACTTTGACAAGTAACGACGATGAAAACGGAGATATGTTCAACTTTCCCAGATTTTATATCATTGGTTGA